The sequence below is a genomic window from Streptosporangium lutulentum.
GGAAGCGGCGTTCGAGCATCGCCGCGCCGCGCCAGGCCAGCATGGTCAGCGCGAGCAGCGGCACCCCCACCCACACGACCGCCAGGACCAGGGAGAGCAGGATCGCCGACGCCAGGACGGCGAAGCAGGCGATGCCGTAGAACATGCTCACCAGCAGGTAGGGCACCGCCCGCCAGGTCATCGGGTCGACGAGCATGCCCACGGGCCCGTTCGGCCCCAGTGGGACACGCCGGCGGAGCGGCGTCCCCGTCACAGGTCGGCTCGCTGCGCTCTCGGCCACCATGCGCTCACCTTTCGTCTTCACGAACTGCGATCACGGCTATGGCCGTGCCCGAACCTCGTATCGGACCATCCAAGCCTGTTGGAGGAAGCAGGCACGGCGAAATGCGGCAGGCGGGCGTTCTGAAAGTAGGGATATCCCGAAGTCTCCGGTCACACAAGACCTCGGAGACGACGAATGCCCCGGTCACGGGGACCGGGGCATTCGTCGTACGTCAGGGTGATCGACTTTTACAGCGAAACGATCAGTCGCGGTCGGAGCTGACCGTGGTCTTCTGGACCTGGAGGAGGAACTCCGCGTTGGACTTGGTCTCCCTCATCTTCTCCAGGAGAAGCTCCAGAGCCTGCTGCATGTCCAGAGCGTGCAGCACGCGCCGCAGCTTCCAGGTGATCTGCAGCTCGTCCTTGCCCATGAGGATCTCTTCCTTACGGGTGCCGGACGCGTCGACGTCCACCGCGGGGAAGATCCGCTTGTCCGCGAGCGAGCGGTTGAGCTTGAGCTCCAGGTTTCCGGTGCCCTTGAACTCCTCGAAGATGACCTCGTCCATCTTGGAGCCGGTCTCGACCAGCGCCGTGGCGAGGATCGTCAGCGAGCCGCCGTTCTCGATGTTGCGGGCGGCGCCGAAGAAACGCTTCGGCGGGTAGAGCGCGGTGGAGTCGACACCACCGGACAGGATTCGTCCGGAGGCCGGGGCCGCCAGGTTGTAGGCCCGGCCCAGACGGGTGATCGAGTCGAGCAGCACGACGACGTCGTGACCGAGCTCCACCAGACGCTTGGCACGCTCGATGGCGAGCTCGGCGACCGTGGTGTGATCTTCGGCCGGACGGTCGAAGGTCGAGTGGATGACCTCGCCCTTGACCGACCGCTGCATGTCGGTGACCTCTTCCGGACGCTCGTCCACCAGGACGACCATCAGGTGGCACTCGGGGTTGTTGTGGGTGATCGCGTTGGCGATCGCCTGGAGCACCATCGTCTTGCCGGCCTTGGGCGGGGAGACGATGAGACCGCGCTGACCCTTGCCGATCGGCGCCACCATGTCGATGATCCGGGTGGTCAGGATGTTCGGCTCGGTCTCCAGGCGCAGCCGCTCCTGGGGGTACAGCGGGACGAGCTTGTTGAAGTCGGGCCGCTGCCGCGCCTGCTCCGGGTCCATGCCGTTGACCGTGTCGAGGCGGACGAGCGCGTTGAACTTCTCGCGGCGCTCACCGTCGCGGGGCTGGCGGACGGCGCCGGTGACGACGTCACCCTTGCGCAGGCCGTTGCGGCGGATCTGGGCCAGCGAGACGTAGACGTCGTTGGAGCCGGGCAGGTAGCCGCTGGTCCTGACGAACGCGTAGTTGTCGAGGATGTCCAGGATGCCGGCGATCGGGATCAGGACGTCGTCGTCGCCCACCACGGGCTCGTTGCTGTCGAAGCGGTCACGGCCACGACGGTTCCGCTCACGGAACCGGCCGCGACGGC
It includes:
- the rho gene encoding transcription termination factor Rho; this translates as MSDTTELLSDTGTLPATGDTPIRAAAKPRRRSGTGLSAMVLPELQAMASGLGISGTGRMRKSQLIAAIQEKQGVSPESAPASAPVPTVVKETPAAPVAVAEPAAERITERPARTRRERSRPAAVAVAAEPVVEQAPPAPEPVSAVAAEPVIEQQQQLDTGQTEGRPERGESRRERGERRGRNSERGERTNDRRERGDNRADQRAADPGQSRGERVGERGGDRLNDRGDRGERGDRGGDRNERINDRNERINDRGDRLNDRGDRGERGDRGGDRNERINDRGDRGDRGDRGPQNRGPQDRNDQHGVGEDDDRRGRRGRFRERNRRGRDRFDSNEPVVGDDDVLIPIAGILDILDNYAFVRTSGYLPGSNDVYVSLAQIRRNGLRKGDVVTGAVRQPRDGERREKFNALVRLDTVNGMDPEQARQRPDFNKLVPLYPQERLRLETEPNILTTRIIDMVAPIGKGQRGLIVSPPKAGKTMVLQAIANAITHNNPECHLMVVLVDERPEEVTDMQRSVKGEVIHSTFDRPAEDHTTVAELAIERAKRLVELGHDVVVLLDSITRLGRAYNLAAPASGRILSGGVDSTALYPPKRFFGAARNIENGGSLTILATALVETGSKMDEVIFEEFKGTGNLELKLNRSLADKRIFPAVDVDASGTRKEEILMGKDELQITWKLRRVLHALDMQQALELLLEKMRETKSNAEFLLQVQKTTVSSDRD